GGACTGATGCCGAAGCAGTCGGGGACGATCAGCCTGTTCGGCGTCGATGTCGACAAGGCAAGCGACGCCGATCGCCTGCGCATCGATATGCGGCTGGGCGTCCTCTTCCAGCATGGGGCGCTGTTTTCGGCGCTGACGGTGCTGGAGAACGTGCAGGTGCCGATGCGCGAATATCTCGACCTGCCCAAAGCGCTGATGGATGAGCTCGCCATGCTCAAGATCGAACTGGTCGGGCTGCCGACCGACGCCGCGCAGAAATTCCCGTCCGAACTTTCCGGCGGCATGATCAAGCGCGCGGCGCTCGCGCGTGCGCTTGCGCTCGATCCCGACATCGTCTTTCTGGACGAACCGACCTCCGGGCTCGACCCGATCAGCGCAGCCGAGTTCGACGAACTGGTCGTCAAGCTGCGCGACACAATGGATCTCACCGTCTACATGGTCACGCACGACCTCGACACGCTGTTCACCGCTTGCGACCACGTCGCGGTGCTCGGCAAGAAGCGGGTTCTGGTGGAAGGCACGATCGACGACATGCTGAAGAGCGATGAGCCGTGGGTGAAATCCTATTTCCGCGGAAAACGCGCCCGGCAACTTGATCTTGCGGCGCGCGCATAGCGATAAGTGGGGCGATGGAAACAAGAGCCAACTACGTCATCGTCGGCATCTTCACGCTGGGCGCGATCCTGGCGGCCTTCGCCTTCGTCTATTGGACGGCCGCCATCGGCGACAGGGGCGAAACGGCGATGCTGCGCGTGCGCATCCCAGGCTCGGCCTCCGGCCTCAGCCGCGGCAGCCTGGTGCTGTTCAACGGCGTCAGGGTGGGCGATGTGAAAAACGTCTATATCGATGGCGACGATCCGACCGTCGCCATTGCCGACGCCGAAATCGCCCGCTGGACACCTATCACCAAGTCGACGCAGGCCGACATCGGACTGACCGGCCTCAGCGGCCAGGCCAATATCGAGCTCAAGGGCGCCGACCCCAAGGAAGCCAGGCTGCTCGACGAGGCGGAGAAGGAAGGCAGGGTCGCCGAGATCGTCGCCAACCCGTCCGCGGTCACCAACCTTTTGCAGACGGCTCAGAACATCTTTACCCGCGCCGACAAGGTGCTTAGCGAGCTCGAAGGTTTTACCAAGGACGTTCGTGAGCCGCTGACGCAGACGATCAAGAACGTCCAGACCTTCTCGGACGCGCTGGCCAAGAATTCCGACGGCATCGACAAGTTCCTGTCGGCGGTGAGTTCGCTTTCGGATCAGTTGAAGAATGTCTCCGGCCGGCTCGACAGCACGCTGAAGGCCGCCGAAGGCCTGCTCAATTCCGTCGACAAGGACCAGATCAAGAGCATTGTGGCCAATGTCGATACGGTGACGGCGAATCTGAAAGAGACCAGCAAGCAGTTCGATACGGTCATCGGCAACGTCAACACGGCGGTCGGCTCGATCAACGATTTCGCCAAGCAGACGCAAGGGACACTGGCCAAGGTCAACGGCGTGCTCGACGGCATCGATCCGGCCGACGTCAAGGAGGCTTTGGCCAACATCCAGAAAGCCAGCGCCAGCGCCGACAAGGCGGCCTCTGACATCGCCAAGGTCACCAACAAGATCGCCAACCGCTCCGACGACATCAATGACACGATCAAGAATGCCCGCCAGCTTGCGCAGCGCCTCAACGACGCCTCGGTGCGCGTCGACGGCATCCTGGCCAAGGTCGACAAGCTCCTCGGTTCCGGCGAGGCCGACGGCGTGATGGCCGATGCGAGGGCGACGCTCAAATCCTTCAAGCAGGTGGCCGACACCCTGAACTCCCGCCTCGGCACCATCGTCGACAACCTGTCACGCTTCTCCGGCCAGGGGCTGCAGAATGTGGAAGCGCTGGTGCAGGACAGCCGCCGCTCGATCAACCGCATCGAGGAAGCGGTGACCGACCTCAGCCGCAATCCGCAGCGCATCCTGTCCGGCGGCGAGGGCGAGGTCCGGCAGTTCGACGGAAGGGCACGGCGTTGACTTCGGCCGCCGCGACCGCCAAGAAAATGAACCGCGAATGCGGGTTGATCGGGGACAACGGGGATCGCGCGTGAAGTCGGTCAGGGTGGTAGCGGGTAGTTTGAGATCGTCCGCGGCGGCATTGCTGGTGCTTACGCTTGCCGGCTGTGCGGTCCTGGGCGGCAAGCCGGCGCCGCTCGACACGTTCGAGTTGTCCGCGCCTTCGGTCGATGTGCGCGCCCACAGCCGCCGCCAGATCCTGATCGCCCAGCCCTCGGCGCTCAAGGCGCTGGACAGCCAGAACATAGTCATCAGGCGTTCGGACCGCTCGATCCAGTTCCTGAAAGGCGCGCAATGGGCAGACCGGCTGCCGCTGATCGTGCAGGCGAGGCTGGCCGAGACCTTCCAGCGCTCCGGCAGCTTTGCCGGCGTAGGCAAGCCGGGCGAAGGGCTGGCCATCGACTACCAGATCATCGTCGAGGTGCGCTCCTTCGAGGTGCGCGTCAATGGCGGCGAGCATGCCGACGTCGACCTGTTCGTGCGCATCCTGAACGACCGCAACGGCGAGGTGCGCGCCTCGAAGAACTTCACCGCGAGCGCGCCGGTTTCCGGCAGCGGCAATGCGGCTTACGTCCGCGCGCTGGACAATGCCTTCGGCCAGGCGGCGACTGACATCGTCCGCTGGGCCGATTCGACGATTTGAGCGAGGCTCCAGGCAAGCCACGTTTTTTCGGAGCCGTGATGACCGTAAGTTTTATTCAACGGACGTTTTCGGTTGATGGTGATGAGGTGACCTGCCGTTTCTTTTCGCCCGAACCAGAGGACGGGGGAGATTTCCTATGTTGGTACGAAATAGGATGGCCCGAAGGCTCGCGCACGTTCAGAGCGCGTGGGATCGATGCGGTGCAGGCGCTATTGCTTGCCATGCAAATGGCCCATGCTGATCTTTTGTCAGAACGCGAAAGACATGGACGGCAAGTGTTGTGGCTCGATCAGCGTGGTCTTGGATTGCCCATCGCTAATTCAATTCGCGACTTGGATCCCGACGGCGGGTTCTGAACTTTGCAGAGACGAAAAAGGCGGGCTTTCGGCCCGCCTTTTGATTCCTGGAGCTGCCCGGCTCAGTGCAACCGGCCGCTGGCGTGGGCCAGCATGGTGTAGACCTTGCCAGTGTCGGAGGTCAGATAGGTCTGCGCCATGATGTTGTCGCGGTCGTTGCGCGAGACATCCTTGAGCAGCTTCTCGAAATCCTCGCAGTAACGGTCGACCGCGGCGCGGAATTCCGCCTCGGCCTGATACTTGCGGCGGATCTCGTCAAAGGTCTGCTGGCCCTTGAGCGTGTAGAGGCGACGGGTGAAGACGTCGCGCTCGCCGCGCCGATAGCGGTTCCAGAGCTCGATCGAGGCGTCGTGGTCGATGGCCCGTGCGATGTCGACGGAGAGCGAGTTGAGCGACTCCATGACATGCAGCGGCGAGCGCTGGGCAGGCGCCGCGCGCGGCGCTTCCGCCGGCGCCGCCGGCCTCAGCTCTTCCTCGCGCGAGGCGTTGGTCAGGAGATCGCGCACCCAGCCGCCCTGCTGCGTCTTGCCGTTCTCACGGCGCGGCGCCTCGGCGGGACGTTCCAGGTCAAGCGTGCCGCGCAGCGTGGTCTCGGCGAGCGGCGCCTGAGGGGCGCGAGCCGCCGGTTGCGGCTGCGGCTGAGGTTGCGGGGCCGGCGGGCGGCGCAGCGGCGGCTCGGCGGCACGAGTCGGCGCTTGCTGCGGAGCAGGGCGCAGACCGCGCGGTTCACCCTGTTCGCTTGAGCCGCTGCGGCCGGATTTCGCAACGATATCCGACAGTTCCTTGAGCGCATTGATCTGCTCGGCGACGGCGCGGCGAATGGCCGAGGTCGATTCCTTGGCCTCTTCCGGCATCTCGATGACGCCCTTCTTCAGCTCGGCGCGGGTGAGATCCAGCTCGCTCTTGATCGAGCCTGCGGTGCGGCGCATCTCCTCGGTCGCGTCGGCAAAGCGACGGGTTGCCGAATCGACGACCTCGGCGATCGCGGTGCGGATCTTCTCCGCCGATTCCATCGTGCGGCCCTCGGCGGTCTGCATCGTCTGGCCGACGAGGCTCTCGAAGGAACGCATCACCTTCTCGAGGTCTTCCGACTTCTTGACCAGGCCGACGGCGAGGTCCTCCAGCGAGGACTGGCGCTCCAGCGTGTGCTCGAGATTGCTTTGCGCGGAGCTGAGCAGGTTCGAGGCGCTGGAAAGCAGCCGGCTGTGCTCGTCGAACTTGGTCGCGATCGCGGCCACCTCGCGCAGCGTCGCCGATGACAGGTCGGTGAGCCGCGTCGTGTTGGAATCGACCAGACGCGCCGAGCTGGCGAAGGTCTGGGCGGCCTTCTCCGTGGTCGAGGCGAAGCTCTGCGTGCTGCCGGAAAGCCGCTCCTCGACCTGGCCGAGATTGACGGCAGCCTGCTCGATAAGCTGGCCGAGCTGCGCGCTGGAGGTCGTCATGCGGCCAATGAGGTCGGCCACGCTGTCGGCAAGCGAGGAACGCGCGCCTTCGACGGCCGACAGCGTTTCGGCCGTGCGGCTGGCGAGAGCATTGACGAGGTTCGTGTTCTCGCTGCGCAGCTTCTCGGCCGCGCGTTCGGTAACCTCTTCCATGCTGCGCTGCAGTTCGGAGCCGCCCTGGGCGAAGCGCTCGACCAGCGGCTTGGCCGTCTCGTCGAGGATCTTCGCCATCTCGGCCGAACGCGCCGCGAGCATGGTGTTGAGCTCGCGGGTGTTGGCGCCGATCGTGCGCGCGGCCTCGTTGGTGCTCTGGCCGATATGCTGGCCGACCGCCGTGAAGGTCTCGGCGATGACGTTGGCGCGCGAGATCAGCTGAGCCTCGGCGCTGGAGACCTGCTCGCTGAGCTTCTGGCCCATCGTCTCGGCGGTGTAGGCGAGGCGGTTTTCCACGCTCGCGACCTGGTCCTCGACGCGCGCGGCGGCAGCCGCGGCGCTCGCGGCAATCCGCTCGTCGGCGCCGGACAGCGCCTGCTCGATCTCGCGGGCATGCACGGCGAGCTCCTGGCCGGTCTGGCGGGCGCGGTCGGCGACACGCTGCTCGGTGGCGGCGAAGGCGCCGACGATCGTGTCGGCATGCTCGCCGATCGTCGAGCTGGTCGAAGCGATGCGCGACACCAGGCGGTTGTCGGCGTCGTCGAAGATGCGGCCGATCTCGCCGGCGCGGGCGGAAAGCGCTTCCGAGCCCTCGGCGATGCGCGCCATGAGCTGCTGGTCGGCGCCGTCGAAGATGCGGCCGAGATCGGAGGCGCGGGCGGCCAGCGCTTCGGCCGATTCGGTGATGCGCATCGACAGCCGCTCGTCCGCGCCCTCGAAGTTGCGCAGGATGTCACCGGCACGCGAGGCCAGCGACTGCGCCGTCTCGACGGCGCGGGCAACCAGCTTCTGGTCGGCCGCGTCGAAGGTGTTGGCGATCTCACCGGCGCGCGTGGCCAGCTTGTCGGCAGTTTCCTCGGCGCGAGCCATGAGGGAGTTCGACGCGTCGTCGGCGCGCGCCATCAGCATGTTGGACGTGTCCTGGGCACGTTCGTGCAGGCGACGGTCGGCCGCCTCGAAGGCCTGGGCGATGTCCTCGGCCCTGGCAAGCAGCGCGGCGGAGGTCTGCTCGGCGCGTTCGGCGATCTTGCGATCGGCGTCGCTGAAGGCCGCACCGGCCTGCTCATGCAGGGTGCTTGTGACTTCCATGACCTTGTCGCGCAACGCGCCCGCCACGAACACCGCGGTCTTCTCCAGCACGCCGCGCACATTGTCGACACCGGTCGACAGCGCTCGCTCCATGGTGCTGGCGCGTTCTTCGATGACACCGGTCTGGCGGCTGAAGGCCTGCTCGATCTTCTCGACATCGGCGGCGATCGCTGCCGAAATGTCGCTGCTCCGCGCGGCGATCTGGTCGATATGGCCGGAGACCGAACGGTCGACGTCCTTGCGCGTATCGGCGAGCTTGGCGAGATCGTCCTCCAAGGCGCGGGCCAGCATGTCGCGGCCTTCTGACAGCTTGCCGACATGGCCGGCGATGACGTCGTCGATCTCGGATCGGCTTTCGGTCAGCTTCTGGAGGTCGGCTTCGAGGGCGCGCCTGAGGATATCGCGGCCCTCGGCGAGCTTCTCGACCTGGCCGGCGACAAGACCGTCGATGCCGGCCCGGCTTTCGGCCAGCTTGGCGAGATCGGCTTCAAGGGCGCGCGTGAGGATATCGCGGCCTTCGGAGAGCTTCTCAACCTGGCCAGCGACGAGGCCGTCGATGCCGGCACGGCTTTCGGCCAGCTTGGCAAGGTCCGCTTCAAGGGCGCGCGTGAGGATATCGCGGCCTTCGGCGAGCTTTTCGACCTGGCCGGCGACAAGGCCGTCGATCGAGGCGCGGCTTTCGGCGAGCTTGGCAAGGTCGGCTTCGAGCGCGCGCTTGAGGATGTCGCGGCCTTCCGCCAGCTTCTCGACCTGGCCGGCGACAAGCCCGTCGATGCTGGAACGGCTTTCGGCCAGCTTGGCGAGGTCGTCCTCCAGCGCCTTGGACAGCGTCGCGCGGTTCTGCGACAACTGGTCGGCATGGGTCTGCATGAGCCCGCTGGCATTGGCCATATCGGCGTCGAGCGCGCGCGAGAGTTCGGCGCGATGGCCGGTGATCTTCTGCGAATGATCGACGATTGCGCCCTGAATCGTGTTGAGATCGGCTTCCAGCGCGCGCTTGAGAATGTCGCGGCCTTCGGCCAGCTTCTCGACCTGGCCGGCGACCAGCCCGTCGATGCTGGAGCGGCTCTCCGCCAGCTTGGCGAGATCGTCTTCGAGCGACTTGGACAGCACCGAACGGTCCTGAACGAGCCGGTTCTGATGTTCGGCAACGGCGCCGCTGACATTCTGAAGGTTATCCTCCAGGGCTCTCGATAGGGCCGAGCGGTCTTGCGCCAGCTTGTTCTGATGATCGGCAATGGCGCCGCTGACGGCCTGCAGATCGGCTTCGAGGGCCTTCGACAGTTGCGAGCGATCCTCCAGCACCTTGTCCGAGTGTCCCGCAATGGCACCCTTGATGGTGTTGAGGTCGGCCTCCAGGGCGCGCTTGAGGATATCGCGGCCTTCGGCAAGCTTTTCGACCTGGCCGGCAACGAGGCCGTCGATCGAGGCACGGCTTTCAGCCAGCTTGGCGAGGTCGGCTTCCAGCGTCTGCGATAGCAGGCCGCGGTCCTCGGCGAGCTTGCCGGCATGGCTGTCGATCAGGCCGCGGATGCCGCTCAGATCGCTTTCAAGCGCGCGGCTGAGCTCACCGCGGTCCTCGGCGAGCTTGGTCGAATGGGTCTCGACCAGGTTCCTGATGCCGATGATGTCGGTCTCGAGCGCCTTGGCCAGCACGGCGCGGCCCTCGGCGATCTTCTCGACCTGACTGGCGACGAGGCCGTCGATCGAGGCGCGGCTGTCCTGCAGCTTGCCGAGATCGGCTTCCAGGGCGCGCGCCAGGATATTGCGGCCCTCGGCCAGCTTCCCGACATGGCCGGCGACCATTTCGTCAATCATCGTGCGGGCTTGGACGAGTCTGCCGGAGTCTTCGTTCAAAGCCTGGGACAGGCGGTTGCGACCCTCTTCGAGCTGCTCCAGATGGCTGCCAAGCGATGCATCGATGGCGGCGCGCGACTCGTTCACCTTGCGCAGATCTTCTTCCAGCGCGCGAGAGATCAAGCCGCGGCCTTCGGCCAGCTTCTGCACTTGGTTGGTGACGGCGGCATCGATCGCCGCGCGGCCCTCGGCGAACTTGGCCAGGTCCTCCTGCATGGCGGCAGCCATGCGTTCGCGGCTCTCGGAAAGCGAGCGGCTGTGGTTCTCGACGGCTTCCTCGATGCCGACCCGGGCATCGGCGAGCCGCTGGATGTCGGAATCGAAGGAGCGCGACACCACATGCCGGGCGGCCTCCATGCGGCCGGCGAAGTCGGTGGCGCGGGCTTCGAGCATGGAGGAGGTGGACGAGATGATGTCGGCCATATCGGCGCCGATCTGGGTCTTGCCCTGATCGATCATCGCCGACAGCGTGTCCTTGCTCTCGGCGAAGGCATGAGCGATTTCCTTCGCGCGTTCCACCATCGTCTCGTTGATCTGGCGGGCGCGCGCTTCGAGGGCGGCGTTGAGCTTCTGCGTGCCGGTGTCGAGCGCTTCGGCGCGGGTCTGGAATTCGCTGATCAGCGCCTGGCCGCGTTCGGCCAGTGTCCGTTCGATGCCGCTGAGGCTCGCCTCGAATTCGGAGTTAAGCGTGCGGGCGGCGCCTCCAAGCAGCGAGACCATGCCATTCGTGCGGTCGTCGAGCAGGTCGGTCAGCGAGCGGGTAAGGCCGTCCGTGGTGTCGGTAAGCTTGGCGATTCGGGTGTCGAGCAGGCTGGCGAAGGCCTCGCCGGAGGTGGAAAGCCGATCGGTGATGTTGTCCAGGCGCGATTCGACGGAATCGAAGATCGACGTCGAGCTTTCATTGATGCGATCGATCAGCGTGTCGCCGGAGTTGTTGATCGTCATCGACAGCTTGGTCGACGCGTTGAGGATCGAATCGCGGATGATGTCGCTGGCCGCGCCGATCTCGTCGCGCAGCGTCTCGTGAGCGCTGGCAATGGAGGCGCGCACGCGCTCGGCATGGGTGACGACCGCCTCGCGCTCGCTGCCGAGGCCATCGACCAGAGAACGGATGCGGGCCTCGTTTTCGGAATAGGAGCGTTCGATCTGGCTGACTTCGCCATGGACGAGCGTCTCCAGCTCGACGGCGCGGGCGAGCGTCCGCTCGATGCCTTCGCCCATGGCCGCCACCTCGCGGCGAACGGCCTGGCCGATCATCATGACGCGATCCTGGGCGAGGTTTTCAGGCTCCGCCAGGCGGAAGGCGACCTCAGTCATGGACTGCGCGGCGATGCGCATTTCCTGCGCGCGCCGAATCATGGCGGCGAACGCCCAGAACAGGATGACCGGAACGATCGCGGCTACCGCCAGGCCGATCAGCTCGGGACGGGCGAAGAACTGGTCGAAGGTACGGATCTTCCAGATGCCAGGACCGAACAGGAGGTTGGCCAAGCCGCCGGCGCCGGCGATCCAGGCCAGCGAGATAAAGGCGATCACCCAGTAGACGGTGCTCGATGCACGCCGGTTGAGGCTGTGCAGCAGCGTCTTGTAGTCCTTCTGGCGGTCGTCATTGGCGGGCGTGAAGCCGGCCGGGGGCGTGAAGCCGGACGGCTGTCCGTTGCGCGGCTCGACAGGGCGCAGTTCGGCCGGCTTGGCCGCGGGCGCCCTTGGAGACTGGGGGATGGCTGGCTGAGGGTTGTTCGCCGGCTCTGTCCGCTGGCTGCGGCCTTCGCGCGCCAGCTCGTCGGCCGCCGCCGAGATCTGCGCTTCGAGATCCTCCATCGACGCCGCCATGTCGAGCCCGCCTTCGTCGCCGGCAAGGTCAAGGTCGAGCGCCTTTTCCAGTTCCGCGGCTACGTCATTCTCGAGAGACTTGGTCGTCGTTGGTTTCTTAGCCATGCCTTCGCTACCCTGTACTAGCTGCCGCGGGACTTATGATTTTGGCCGGATTCTGGCCCGATTCTAGCTTGTCTATCCCGAGCAGGAGGCTGAAAAATGGACCTTCGTATCGTAATGACACACAGGGGTAAAGAAAACATGCATTCCGGGCGATACGTAAAACTTTAAATATAAGGTTAACGCAAGCGTGATCCGGTCGCCTCCGTGACAACATTTTTCCCCTCCAATCGTTAACCCGTTGGCGACCGGAAACGCCTATTTTCTTGGCCTCGTCTGCCCGCTTGATGGAGTTGCAGTGCGTATGCGTGGCGAAAGTGGTATTGCGTTTTCCATGCCGGGGGGAGATCCCTCCGGAACGGCTCGAGCCCGACCTGTGGATCTCGGCCATCTGGCGCGCCAGACAATGGGCGACCGCGACCTCGAACGGGAGGTGCTGGCGCTGTTCGTGCAGCAGTCGCTCAACGTTCGTGACCAGATCACGGACGCCGACACCAGGCAGAGGATACTTCTGGCGCACGGCTTGAAAGGCTCGGCGCGCGGCATCGGCGCCTTCGCGGTCGCCGAATGCGCGGCAATCATCGAGAAGCAGCCGGAAGACGTCCGGGCGCTCAAGCGGCTCGGCATGCTGATCGAGGAAGTGCGCGACTTCATCGCGGGCATCAGCCGCTAGCACTATCTTTTTGAAAAACGTCATTTCGTGGCGCTTTCGCGCCGCAGTTGACTTGTCCGGTGGAGTGATTATCTCCGTCGCGACTCCTCAGGTGACTTAATGACCAAGCTGACTTACATCGCCCATGACGGGACCCGATTTGACGTGGAGGCCGAAAACGGCTCGACCGTCATGGAAAACGCCATCCGCAACGCGGTGCCCGGTATCGAGGCCGAATGCGGCGGCGCCTGCGCCTGCGCGACCTGCCATGTCTATGTCGACGAGGCATGGACGGCCGAGGTCGGCGAGCCGGAGGCGATGGAAGAGGACATGCTGGACTTCGCCTATGACGTCCAGCCGAACTCGCGCCTTTCCTGCCAGATCAAGGTGCGCGACGCGCTGGACGGGCTGGTCGTGCGCGTTCCCGAGCGCCAAGGCTAAGGCCGACTTTCCAGTTTTCTTCATGCTGGCTGCTTGGCAGCAGGCCGGCGCTCATGCAGTCTCGCTCCATTCCCAAATGGGGCGCAGCGCATGAGCAATACCATCAAGACGGACGTTGTCATTGTCGGCGCCGGGCCGGTCGGCCTTTTCGCCGTGTTCGAGCTCGGGCTGCTCGACATGAAATGCCATCTCATCGACATTCTCGACCGTCCCGGCGGCCAGTGTGCCGAGCTCTATCCGGAAAAACCGATCTACGACATACCCGGCTGGCCCACCATCTCGGCTCAGGGCCTCGTCGACAAGCTGATGGAGCAGATCCATCCGTTCAAGCCGGAGTTCACTTTCAACCGCATGGTCTCGAGCCTGGAAAAGCTCGACGACGGCAGCTTCCGCGTCGCCACCGACGAGGGCGAGCTGTTCGAGGCCAAGGTGGTGGTGATCGCCGCCGGCGGTGGCTCGTTCCAGCCCAAGCGCCCGCCCATTCCGGGCATCGAGGCCTATGAAGGCAAGAGCGTCTTTTATTCGGTCCGGCGCATGGAGGAATTCCGCGGCCACGATCTCGTCATCGTCGGCGGCGGCGATTCGGCGCTCGACTGGACGCTCAACCTGCAACCGATCGCCAAGAGCGTGACGCTGGTGCATCGCCGCCCGGAATTCCGGGCGGCACCCGACAGCGTCAACAAGATGTATGCCTTGCAGGAGATGAAGCAGCTCAAGTTCCTGGTCGGTCAGGTCAGCGGGCTGGCCGGGGCCGACGGCCAGTTGTCATCGGCGACCATCAAGGGCGGTCCGGACGGCGACGTTGAGGTGCCATGCACCCGCATGCTGCCCTTCTTCGGCCTCACCATGAAGCTCGGACCGATCGCCGAATGGGGCCTCAACCTCAACGAGAACCTGATCCCGGTGGACACCGAGAAGTTCCAGACCTCGATCCCGGGCATCTTTGCCGTGGGCGACATCAACTGGTATCCCGGCAAGCTCAAGCTGATCCTGTCAGGCTTCCACGAGGTGGCGCTGATGGCACAGGCCGCCAAGCGCATCGTCAGCCCGGGCGAGCGCATCGTCTTCCAATATACGACCTCATCGACCAGCTTGCAGAAGAAGCTCGGCGTCCACGACTGAGTATGTTGAATTCAGGTGATGCCGGCCTGACCTGAATCTCAACACACCTCGGAGAGATTACTCCGCAAGCACCGGCGCGGCGTGCTCGTCGCGGCCGCGCAGTTCCTTTTCCGGCATGAGCGCCAGCACGATCAGCGCAAGGACAAGCGTGATCCCGGTGGTGAGG
This region of Mesorhizobium sp. M2A.F.Ca.ET.046.03.2.1 genomic DNA includes:
- a CDS encoding 2Fe-2S iron-sulfur cluster-binding protein, encoding MTKLTYIAHDGTRFDVEAENGSTVMENAIRNAVPGIEAECGGACACATCHVYVDEAWTAEVGEPEAMEEDMLDFAYDVQPNSRLSCQIKVRDALDGLVVRVPERQG
- a CDS encoding ABC transporter ATP-binding protein; amino-acid sequence: MANGNGATAAEHTNDGEIVLSVRDVTVAIGDKLILDKLSLDIKRGEILGFVGASGAGKSVLLRTILGLMPKQSGTISLFGVDVDKASDADRLRIDMRLGVLFQHGALFSALTVLENVQVPMREYLDLPKALMDELAMLKIELVGLPTDAAQKFPSELSGGMIKRAALARALALDPDIVFLDEPTSGLDPISAAEFDELVVKLRDTMDLTVYMVTHDLDTLFTACDHVAVLGKKRVLVEGTIDDMLKSDEPWVKSYFRGKRARQLDLAARA
- a CDS encoding Hpt domain-containing protein, which produces MRGESGIAFSMPGGDPSGTARARPVDLGHLARQTMGDRDLEREVLALFVQQSLNVRDQITDADTRQRILLAHGLKGSARGIGAFAVAECAAIIEKQPEDVRALKRLGMLIEEVRDFIAGISR
- a CDS encoding ABC-type transport auxiliary lipoprotein family protein, whose amino-acid sequence is MRVDRGQRGSRVKSVRVVAGSLRSSAAALLVLTLAGCAVLGGKPAPLDTFELSAPSVDVRAHSRRQILIAQPSALKALDSQNIVIRRSDRSIQFLKGAQWADRLPLIVQARLAETFQRSGSFAGVGKPGEGLAIDYQIIVEVRSFEVRVNGGEHADVDLFVRILNDRNGEVRASKNFTASAPVSGSGNAAYVRALDNAFGQAATDIVRWADSTI
- a CDS encoding kinesin, producing MAKKPTTTKSLENDVAAELEKALDLDLAGDEGGLDMAASMEDLEAQISAAADELAREGRSQRTEPANNPQPAIPQSPRAPAAKPAELRPVEPRNGQPSGFTPPAGFTPANDDRQKDYKTLLHSLNRRASSTVYWVIAFISLAWIAGAGGLANLLFGPGIWKIRTFDQFFARPELIGLAVAAIVPVILFWAFAAMIRRAQEMRIAAQSMTEVAFRLAEPENLAQDRVMMIGQAVRREVAAMGEGIERTLARAVELETLVHGEVSQIERSYSENEARIRSLVDGLGSEREAVVTHAERVRASIASAHETLRDEIGAASDIIRDSILNASTKLSMTINNSGDTLIDRINESSTSIFDSVESRLDNITDRLSTSGEAFASLLDTRIAKLTDTTDGLTRSLTDLLDDRTNGMVSLLGGAARTLNSEFEASLSGIERTLAERGQALISEFQTRAEALDTGTQKLNAALEARARQINETMVERAKEIAHAFAESKDTLSAMIDQGKTQIGADMADIISSTSSMLEARATDFAGRMEAARHVVSRSFDSDIQRLADARVGIEEAVENHSRSLSESRERMAAAMQEDLAKFAEGRAAIDAAVTNQVQKLAEGRGLISRALEEDLRKVNESRAAIDASLGSHLEQLEEGRNRLSQALNEDSGRLVQARTMIDEMVAGHVGKLAEGRNILARALEADLGKLQDSRASIDGLVASQVEKIAEGRAVLAKALETDIIGIRNLVETHSTKLAEDRGELSRALESDLSGIRGLIDSHAGKLAEDRGLLSQTLEADLAKLAESRASIDGLVAGQVEKLAEGRDILKRALEADLNTIKGAIAGHSDKVLEDRSQLSKALEADLQAVSGAIADHQNKLAQDRSALSRALEDNLQNVSGAVAEHQNRLVQDRSVLSKSLEDDLAKLAESRSSIDGLVAGQVEKLAEGRDILKRALEADLNTIQGAIVDHSQKITGHRAELSRALDADMANASGLMQTHADQLSQNRATLSKALEDDLAKLAESRSSIDGLVAGQVEKLAEGRDILKRALEADLAKLAESRASIDGLVAGQVEKLAEGRDILTRALEADLAKLAESRAGIDGLVAGQVEKLSEGRDILTRALEADLAKLAESRAGIDGLVAGQVEKLAEGRDILRRALEADLQKLTESRSEIDDVIAGHVGKLSEGRDMLARALEDDLAKLADTRKDVDRSVSGHIDQIAARSSDISAAIAADVEKIEQAFSRQTGVIEERASTMERALSTGVDNVRGVLEKTAVFVAGALRDKVMEVTSTLHEQAGAAFSDADRKIAERAEQTSAALLARAEDIAQAFEAADRRLHERAQDTSNMLMARADDASNSLMARAEETADKLATRAGEIANTFDAADQKLVARAVETAQSLASRAGDILRNFEGADERLSMRITESAEALAARASDLGRIFDGADQQLMARIAEGSEALSARAGEIGRIFDDADNRLVSRIASTSSTIGEHADTIVGAFAATEQRVADRARQTGQELAVHAREIEQALSGADERIAASAAAAAARVEDQVASVENRLAYTAETMGQKLSEQVSSAEAQLISRANVIAETFTAVGQHIGQSTNEAARTIGANTRELNTMLAARSAEMAKILDETAKPLVERFAQGGSELQRSMEEVTERAAEKLRSENTNLVNALASRTAETLSAVEGARSSLADSVADLIGRMTTSSAQLGQLIEQAAVNLGQVEERLSGSTQSFASTTEKAAQTFASSARLVDSNTTRLTDLSSATLREVAAIATKFDEHSRLLSSASNLLSSAQSNLEHTLERQSSLEDLAVGLVKKSEDLEKVMRSFESLVGQTMQTAEGRTMESAEKIRTAIAEVVDSATRRFADATEEMRRTAGSIKSELDLTRAELKKGVIEMPEEAKESTSAIRRAVAEQINALKELSDIVAKSGRSGSSEQGEPRGLRPAPQQAPTRAAEPPLRRPPAPQPQPQPQPAARAPQAPLAETTLRGTLDLERPAEAPRRENGKTQQGGWVRDLLTNASREEELRPAAPAEAPRAAPAQRSPLHVMESLNSLSVDIARAIDHDASIELWNRYRRGERDVFTRRLYTLKGQQTFDEIRRKYQAEAEFRAAVDRYCEDFEKLLKDVSRNDRDNIMAQTYLTSDTGKVYTMLAHASGRLH
- a CDS encoding MlaD family protein; its protein translation is METRANYVIVGIFTLGAILAAFAFVYWTAAIGDRGETAMLRVRIPGSASGLSRGSLVLFNGVRVGDVKNVYIDGDDPTVAIADAEIARWTPITKSTQADIGLTGLSGQANIELKGADPKEARLLDEAEKEGRVAEIVANPSAVTNLLQTAQNIFTRADKVLSELEGFTKDVREPLTQTIKNVQTFSDALAKNSDGIDKFLSAVSSLSDQLKNVSGRLDSTLKAAEGLLNSVDKDQIKSIVANVDTVTANLKETSKQFDTVIGNVNTAVGSINDFAKQTQGTLAKVNGVLDGIDPADVKEALANIQKASASADKAASDIAKVTNKIANRSDDINDTIKNARQLAQRLNDASVRVDGILAKVDKLLGSGEADGVMADARATLKSFKQVADTLNSRLGTIVDNLSRFSGQGLQNVEALVQDSRRSINRIEEAVTDLSRNPQRILSGGEGEVRQFDGRARR
- a CDS encoding NAD(P)/FAD-dependent oxidoreductase, translating into MSNTIKTDVVIVGAGPVGLFAVFELGLLDMKCHLIDILDRPGGQCAELYPEKPIYDIPGWPTISAQGLVDKLMEQIHPFKPEFTFNRMVSSLEKLDDGSFRVATDEGELFEAKVVVIAAGGGSFQPKRPPIPGIEAYEGKSVFYSVRRMEEFRGHDLVIVGGGDSALDWTLNLQPIAKSVTLVHRRPEFRAAPDSVNKMYALQEMKQLKFLVGQVSGLAGADGQLSSATIKGGPDGDVEVPCTRMLPFFGLTMKLGPIAEWGLNLNENLIPVDTEKFQTSIPGIFAVGDINWYPGKLKLILSGFHEVALMAQAAKRIVSPGERIVFQYTTSSTSLQKKLGVHD